The Pseudomonas oryzicola genomic sequence ATATGCACCGCCCGAGCCCATGGCGATAAGGCCATCTTCGGGTTCGACAACGTCGCCGTTGCCGGTGATGATCAGCGAAGCATCCTTGTTGGCTACCGCCAGCATGGCTTCCAGGCGGCTCAGGGAACGGTCGGTACGCCATTCCTTGGCCAGCTCGACGGCGGCGCGGACCAGGTGGCCCTGATGTTTCTCAAGCTGGCCTTCGAAGCGCTCGAACAGGGTGAACGCGTCGGCAGTGGCGCCGGCAAAGCCCGCGATGACCTGGCCGTGGTACAGGCGGCGCACCTTCTTGGCGTTGCCTT encodes the following:
- the hslV gene encoding ATP-dependent protease subunit HslV; amino-acid sequence: MTTIVSVRRNGKVVMGGDGQVSLGNTVMKGNAKKVRRLYHGQVIAGFAGATADAFTLFERFEGQLEKHQGHLVRAAVELAKEWRTDRSLSRLEAMLAVANKDASLIITGNGDVVEPEDGLIAMGSGGAYAQAAARALLNKTDLSAREIAETALNIAGDICVFTNHNLTIEEQDLAE